One region of Oryza glaberrima chromosome 7, OglaRS2, whole genome shotgun sequence genomic DNA includes:
- the LOC127780533 gene encoding uncharacterized protein LOC127780533, giving the protein MAKARVNLTVVVGLSLVALLVLTAVEDVGVSADNEIGYTTMNHDDIPGTPKLLHPGGPANTYTRGCEKEQDCRD; this is encoded by the coding sequence ATGGCGAAAGCTAGGGTGAACCtgaccgtcgtcgtcggcctgtCCCTGGTGGCTCTCCTCGTCCTCACCGCCGTCGAGGATGTCGGCGTCTCCGCCGACAATGAAATCGGCTACACGACCATGAACCACGACGACATCCCTGGAACACCAAAGCTCCTCCACCCCGGCGGCCCCGCAAACACGTACACGCGTGGATGTGAGAAAGAACAGGATTGCAGGGATTAG
- the LOC127780088 gene encoding serine/threonine-protein phosphatase 7 long form homolog, whose product MATNDRFSDLLWMPHCQHKVSKIWDSPTNCINIRLHRVGIPYHSLCQTALENLGFFQIARMKEINIDKYSISALVERWRPETNTFHLPVGEMTITLQDVSCLWGLPIHGRPITGQADGSWVDMIERLLGIPMEEQHMKQKKRKKEDDMTMVSYSRYSISLSKLRDRFRVMPKNATEREINWYTRALVLDIIGSMVFTDTSGDGVPAMYLQFMVNLSEQTEYNWGAAALSMLYRQLSIASEKERAEISRPLLLLQLWSWSRLPLGRPVKAMKITKEREEEDEQEELDYCPVFGAKWCLSHEFRAPHNAGTEYYRSQIDLIREGVIVWQ is encoded by the exons ATGGCCACCAATGATCGGTTCAGTGATTTGTTATGGATGCCTCATTGTCAGCATaaagtttccaaaatatggGATAGT CCTACTAATTGCATTAACATACGGCTTCATCGTGTCGGCATTCCTTACCACTCATTATGTCAGACAGCTTTAGAGAATCTTGGGTTCTTTCAGATTGCACGGATGAAGGAAATCAATATTGATAAATATTCGATATCAGCACTGGTGGAGCGCTGGCGACCTGAAACCAACACTTTTCACTTACCAGTGGGTGAGATGACAATTACGCTACAAGATGTAAGTTGCTTATGGGGTTTACCTATCCATGGTAGACCAATTACTGGCCAAGCTGATGGCTCATGGGTTGATATGATTGAACGGTTGCTTGGAATTCCTATGGAAGAACAACACATGAagcagaaaaaaaggaaaaaagaggatGATATGACTATGGTGAGTTACTCGCGGTACTCCATCAGCTTAAGCAAGTTGCGTGACCGCTTTCGTGTAATGCCAAAGAACGCAACAGAACGTGAGATTAACTGGTATACTCGAGCACTTGTTCTTGATATTATTGGGTCCATGGTTTTTACTGATACATCTGGAGATGGTGTACCTGCAATGTACCTCCAATTTATGGTGAACTTAAGTGAACAAACAGAGTACAATTGGGGGGCTGCTGCACTTTCCATGTTATATAGACAGTTAAGCATAGCATCTGAGAAGGAGAGAGCTGAAATATCTAGACCTTTATTGTTACTGCAGTTGTGGTCTTGGTCACGTTTGCCACTTGGTCGACCTGTTAAGGCAATGAAAATCACGAAagaaagggaagaagaagatgaacaggaGGAATTGGACTATTGCCCTGTATTTGGAGCAAAGTGGTGTCTCTCACATGAATTTCGTGCCCCACATAATGCGG GTACTGAATATTACCGAAGTCAAATTGATCTGATTCGAGAAGGAGTAATTGTTTGGCAGTAA
- the LOC127780465 gene encoding uncharacterized protein LOC127780465: MEDWVMGSESGWTSPAFEELLPQLPRGEQLRLETHLRDRDRRWRRMRYNNAPPPPSSTKIRRQEKERDTWMIPHVQNALRHYNARHPGGEFDVVKPLMQARVVFKGQHWFHINFWARSRSSNKIKRFFAELHYKPLITISGFVSWEQLLPDPLPAPVASVETCTIIEEPLDQYKRSCAFCPAGFGILHPKGDRKFVCGNDKDRFYQKLIPCKQLQFGLPFM; encoded by the exons ATGGAGGATTGGGTGATGGGATCTGAGAGTGGATGGACGTCGCCGGCGTTCGAGGAGCTTCTGCCGCAGCTGCCCCGCGGCGAGCAGCTCCGCCTGGAGACCCACCTGCGCGACCGCGaccggaggtggaggcgaaTGCGATACAACaacgctcctcctccgccgtcttcCACCAAGATTCGCCGCCAAGAGAA AGAGCGTGACACTTGGATGATCCCTCACGTCCAAAATGCTCTCCGCCATTACAATGCCAGACACCCG GGTGGTGAGTTCGATGTAGTGAAACCCCTGATGCAAGCAAGGGTGGTGTTCAAGGGGCAGCACTGGTTCCACATCAACTTCTGGGctcgcagccgcagcagcaacaAGATCAAGCGCTTCTTCGCTGAACTGCACTACAAGCCATTGATAACTATAAGCGGATTTGTCAGCTGGGAGCAGCTGCTGCCAGATCCACTCCCTGCTCCAGTTGCCAGTGTTGAAACATGCACCATCATTG AAGAACCACTTGACCAGTACAAGAGAAGCTGCGCATTTTGTCCGGCCGGGTTTGGCATTTTGCACCCCAAGGGCGACCGTAAGTTTGTTTGCGGAAACGACAAGGACCGGTTTTACCAGAAACTAATACCCTGCAAGCAGTTACAATTTGGTTTACCATTCATGTAG